The genome window AAATACAGTCTTATTACCTCTCTCCATGCAGCAAGATATTCAGGGTTTGTGTCCCAATCCACCTGGGTACATACGGGGTTGCCCTCCATCTTGTCAAAGTTAGGGATACCCACACCAGCGGCGTAGTAAAACTCTCTCCACAGCAGCTGGCCATGCAGGGAAACTGGAGGCTCCGAGTGCTTCTTCTGCAAATAACACATATACATAACAGTCAGACTCATTTTACTTTTAAATGTCAAAATTAGGGCCATGCATCGATACTTAAACTTGTTGTAACACATATTCTGGTACAGCGTAGCATCTTGCTAATTTGTTTAAATGTAAGTTGCACAGCCTTACTCATTCAGTAGCTTACTGCCTACAAAAACTCTACCTCCATGGTGACACTCACCCCCTGATAGACTTCTGTCACCCTCCACCAGAAGGTGCGTGCAGACAGGCAGCCAAACGTGACGTATGGACTGAGGACCGTGGTGCTGGGGCTCAAAGAGTTTGGAGAAGTCTGCGGCTTCTCAAACGTACACACCCAATCCTGGAGTAAGAAAACAGATGGAGCTAATATATCAAAGAGGAGACATGTACATTTTCATTCCCAGGGTAATTAgttattgttaaatataaatctttatgttatatatttatttaaaaagtatATGAATGCAATCAGTATTCCCCTTATGTTGATAAAGGATTGTATTAACAATGAATCATACAAACATACAACGTTTTGGAGCTAAAAATGTTGAAAATGTCATTCAGGAAAACTGTCCAAAGAGTCTCACAAGAACATgttattacatttaaataaatataatataatataaatcaACATAAGATTTAACAACATTACAAACCATTAACATTCTTCGACACAGTTTTCTGTAAAAGGAGCGGTGGTGAAATTTAACTAAGAACTAAACAACTCTACAGATGCTATATAGGTTGTTGTCATAATATTTATTTCTGAAAAAGACTTTAATCAAGTGTAAAATACTCTCTAAAATGAACATGTTATACTCAGTCGAGAGTCTCAGTGTCAAAAGTCCTTCAGTTGTGTACAGCGAAATAATAATTATTCAAACTAAAATACCTTTCTTGCAATGTTTTCGTCTAATCTCCTCAGAGCCTCCTGTTCTCCTCCTGGGAACTTCTCCTCTCCCAGAGTTGTGGTGTCATGACCGAGATCCTCCAGTGTAGGTATCCCATCATTCTTGTCATGGTTTTCTGAACAAGGCGTCTTTACATCTGTGACAAgaaaaattatattttaatcaacCACTGCTCAAGTTTAACAGCTGTATGTTAGCTTTAAATGTTTTTGAATGCTTACATTTACTGGTTTACTGTTTATTTCTATGAAGAAATTATAACAATTCACTGGCATGACACACTGTAGTTCGTAGTACCTTTAGTCTCTTCGATAGCTGGTGCAGGGATGGGTTTCTTAGGGTTACCTATAGTCTTCAATATTGTTCGAAAACGGTTATAAGTAAGGGGGGCCTTCCCATTGTTTTCCTCAATTATCCTATAAAGACATGACAGACAATAATATAAGGACACTAACCTGAAATCAGACATTTAAGAAGTAAAAACTGTAAGGAAACAATGTGTAATCTCCCCAAAATGTGTACATTTTCAATATGATTAATACCTGTCCATATCATGAATAGTGTGTGAGATTTTGTAGACGACTTCAACTCCATGTTCTTTGGCCAGTGTGGTCACCGTTTTGTCCCGGCTCAGGCTGTAGGGCTCTGTGTCGTACTCATAGGTTAATTTTGTGACTTTCCACTTCTCGAACAGCTTGGGGAACACTTCCTCAGGCTTCCCTCGCACAACAAACAGCCTAAAGGAGTCAAACACACCAATATATGACAACATAACAATAAGTGTATGTGTTTTAATATTTGTGAGACTGTTGCCCTTTTGTCTCTACCTGGAGTTGAGTTTCCTGAGGCTGCAGTCCAGGTCTTTGAGGCATCCAATGAGAAACCTCCAGCGGTTGATACCCACAAGGGTGTTGTTATAAATGTAAGGGTCCAGGATGAACACAGGGTACAGCTCCTTACAGTCCCTCAGAGCAGCCATCAGAGCTGGGTTGTCATGCAGCCTGAGTCCCTTGCGGAACCAGTGAATACAAGTATGAGCCATGCCTGTGAACATAGGAGGCAGACATTTCTTTAGACTTTTTATTGTATTGCACTGAGCCCTGAAGGTTAAATGTGGGTAGCTACACAGACATTACATGCAAAAAGTAAACTGGGGGCTAAGTTAGCAGCTTTACAAGTAAGTCGAAAACAAACTGCAGTAGTATTTGCATGTTTGTATAGTGGCAATGCTGGCAAATGTAACATAATTAGTTTAAAAGTACATATATTTTTCACAAATGTGCTTGAAATGTAGTCGTGTAGTGATGTGGAATATCTCGACCTAAAATGACATGCATTCAGGTGTTTTGAACAATAGGAAGACACAGTTGCAGAATAATGTCATAGATGTGTCGACACAGAACTAATACAACTAACGCATAATATCATGATAACAACTGTCTAAGTGTCCAAAATGTACATGGAAGAGTTATAGCCACATGATGCACAGttttgtggtgacacgttaccGTAATTGTGGCTCAAAACAGTTACAATCCGCTTGGTTTATTGAGAGGTCTGTGTTTGATAACCAGCACGCTGATTTGTTTTATAAAACCGGAAGCTCTGCAACGTCTGCAGCTAAATCAGCCAATCAGATGAAAGAAGCGCCACGCGTTGCCCATGTCTGTCCACCAGAGGCCCCTATTTTGCAAACAAGACCAGCTATACTGCACGTCACCtcgattaaaatatgttttttaaaaacgGTCGAGGCTAGATTATTGAATGAAATTGTACAAGCGATGTGTTTTTCACGTTTTACAATCAATAAGAGATGAATAAAAAGTCGTACAAGGGAAGAAAAAAACCCAATAATTACACCCTCTCTACGTCATGCAGCAGCCCCGCTCGGATCCCGTTCAACACAACAAGTTTTCACCCTGAGAATCCCGCCAGCTCATCGTAGCTCGccgtgatcgtatagtggttaGTACTCTGCGTTGTGGCCGCAGCAACCCCGGTTCGAATCCGGGTCACGGCATTGCGGTAACAATGTCACGGCAGATGggctgtatttttgaataatatTTTGTTGGAAATGTTTTGTGAATGTAAGAAATAAGAACTTTTTTTCTCCATGGACAtatatttaacattaaaaacaagCATGGCGTTATCAGTGGTAAAACTATGTAACCCAGACTATTTACTCTCAAGTAGTGAACTGTAGCCTAAAATAAAGCGTACACGTTCGTTACATGTCGATTCTTGTTATACTGCTTTAAAATAATAACTTTTTAAGAAATCATAATTGTATGTATTGTTTACATTTATCTGGCAGAACTCCAAATCGCCGTTCAGCTACTTGTAACTGTCTTTATGGGTTAAGAAATAAATACATCGAAATACAAACATTGTATTGGCTGGAAAACGCATCTTGTCAACGctgaaaacaaggctgtttccCCGCAGAATAATAATGATTGTATACGTTTCTGTACTGATGTGTAGATTAAGTGTTCACCATGCAGGATTTAACATACATCTACCGCGGGAAACATGTCCTACACACCATAATTGGATATTCCAAAACATAACAATAGTAAAACACTAAAAAGGATACTTTCCCTGCACCATATCGCCTTCTTACACACTTTCTTATCCTTCTTTACATTTTGCTAACAAAGGCCATCTCACATATACATATTTTTGCTACAGTAAGGCCTGCCTTTTTAACTTAGTGGACTATGTTTCTAAAGAATGGTACAACGATCTGAATATTTGACATACAGCACTTCCTTGTTTTACCGTAAAGCCCCCCAGAGGGAGACACAATAGTAAGGGTAACTGGAAGACCACACTTTTAAAAAGTTACTCTTACAACAAAACTTGTCTTTGCAGTAATCAAATAAGTCTCATAAAAGCACTTACATGAAATCACCCAAGAACTGTTGTCATGGGGTTTTTACATAACTGTAACCTTTTAAGCAAAGCATTAAATCCCCATTATTAATCAATCGATGCTTTTTACTCTACTCGGTAGATTTGTGAACGTTTTCATTGTCATTACTTTAATAAAAGCAATATATTTCGATGTTAAATAGACTTTAATGTGAATCTTACTCCGTTTACATGAGACCTACTCATGGAGCCTTCTGCCTGCACCACGAGTATGATTCCGTTTTTGGCGGATCATTGCCATCAGCCCATCGTAGCTCGccgtgatcgtatagtggttaGTACTCTGCGTTGTGGCCGCAGCAACCCCGGTTCGAATCCGGGTCACGGCATTGCGGTAACAATGTCACGGCAGATGGGTTCTCTTTTAAAAAGATTACTAATGTACATTGGTGTGTACTGGATTAAAACGGAATCATTCCTTTTTCTGTATTTACAGATTTGttcgcatttaaaaaaaatgtatggtGGTTTGATTGGTGGGATTTAAGCAGGGTTAGATACGTATGGTGGCCGGCAGGTGCAAACGCATTACAACGGCTCAACAATGCCCTATACATTacataatgcacacaatgttaaCAATATATTGTTCGTCCTAATACTGTCAGTACTGCCCTAAATGCACATtgtaaccaagcggcaaactctggggcagaGCAGGGAGGCAAATAAGGAAGTGCCTCAAACTGCAGTTTatctagtggccagtaggagcagtctgcagaagggagcaatttccgtagaccccatgttaaaatgcccaactttaaagcagaaataaacatgtttacatcgttGTTCAAAAAAAcatattctctgtatagttaGATCCCCCCTTCATGACTATGGATTGGGGGGTGAATTTTTTCTcaactcatctgtttaattaatattCTTAAAGTCTTAAAGTTATGCAtgaattagggcgtggtcacattgagtgacagctctgtcCAGTGCTGTCACAGCAGCAGTGACTGctgcttacggtacgtccacacagcagctttagacgaatcttccaccgcttccaacgcttctctgcccattgactttgaatggggatgatgtCACTTtccctcgcttttcgccgaactgcattgtgggggagcgaagagaagatttccaggatttccaggattcaaaagttgagcaatgttcaacttttgaagctgagctggaagcgtcagccaatcaaacacgtttatgcaaatctgacagtagaagcgctagccaatcaaaccgcgtgtaagttcatttcctcatattccaaacgagaaattacggtagcaaatcacccggttctttacgaccagaactattaacgggatacaaaccggaggaaccaggcatggagggaagtggcagagacagtgggtgaaactggtaggttttcgcctgtttggggagtttatatttatatatattgctcgcatagcaggatttggaaaaacttgtccatgcttttgtcttcagtagactcgactactgcaatggtgtcttcacaggtctcactaaaaaatctattagaaagctgcagctgattcagaacgccgctgctcgagtcatCACTAACACTaaaaaagtggatcacatcactccagttctgaagtctttacactggcttcctgtgtgtcaaagaatagatttcaaaatattgctgcgggtttataaagcactgaatggtttaggcccaaaatacattactgacctcctgctaaatgatgaaccatccagatctctcaggtcttcagggactggtcagctttctgttcccagagtcagaactaaacatggtaaagcagcgttcagttattatgctccaaatatctggaacaaactcccagaaacctgcaggtccgctgaaactcttactacttttaaatccaggctgaagacttttctttttgtcgctgcttttaattgaactattcatatcttaaactgcactgtaacttttatccatgtatttttccttttactgtttattttattagcttttcttttttaatgcttaatgtctttcattttttgtaaagcactttgaattgccttgccttgaaaagtgctatataaataaacttgccttgccttgccttgatttgcataaaatccccggggttttttgctttgtatgtcgggggcgggagattcatatgattggttgttggtcgcattgctcgcaagaaatccccaagctgtcacacacgcccagctccaagattttcaagatttttgaaaagctgctgtgtggacgtaccgttactgtctctctgctagcagcagggactctgcctgctcagttcatccagggaacataacttgaactcggccgtgtttgtttgtttttcatgcttatatcggactattgtggctcgctctgcggttaaaacagacggtgcatgaatgcggttttgcggtaagtgaaatttgagtactttatttatgtttttatgattttaatcagctacgtaatgaatgttaaggcttgggttagcatgtacgCGAGTGGTAGctagctacatctgtgctaacgatgctaatcgtagcctccaagttaaaacgaaatagagaagtgtaagcgttaagtgggataatactgtagaacaaacggcttctgtttgaggttggtaaaataaggtcatccttgcaagagatattttattatgtaggtaactgtgtgcatcgctaaggttaatttaaattagcTATGCtcgagtatgtagacaagctaacatcaaagtagtgttgaagagcagcgtagtgtatgtgaaatcaacctcacaataagatgtgtgtactacaattattaatatcatatttcaagatgattacttagatattacaatatggtttgttgagctggagttcattattgagcttacaagttaacgtcacagtcatatctgaagaacgaacccaaaccttgttgtttttattaattgtattaccaaTTAATACTAATTTGGTATCAAATAAATATTAAGCATTGGTAATACCAATGCTCACTATTTATTTGATTTTCATTACACTTGTGAAACCGACTAATTGTGGCTGTAGAACGTGTAACGTGTAACTTCAAGCCTGCATTTAAGGACGATGAATAGCCTagtccaggggtcggcaacaggcggaccgcggtccggatccggacccagaccctatacggacccggacctataatcaatacattaataagggatttcaattttgacggggcgattctattttaaccgccgcCGACAGGGGGCAAAAGAGACGATTGAGCGATacggggagagaaacacagaagaagagacgagtgagcgatacggggagagaaacacagaagaagagatgagagcgCAGCAGAGAGAAgtggagaggaaagtgagtgaagagaataattagcgatacagggagagaagcggagaggagagtgaacaggcgtgttagcggcagacagggagagacaaataattacacatggcgctctccaagaagaggaaagtggctTTTAACCCCGAGTGGAcggactcattcatgttcatccaacacatcctcactcccaggtcggcctatgttgacgttatggggccttagagtccattttcaacgcaaggggggggcccttagcgtccattttcagctttccgggatgtccagacgctcatggaagcacggcatttgtttgtgtcgactgcccttaaaggtaatgtgagcgtccattctcattggataacggagaattgtacacccggaagtaagtattccccttactgtcgattgattttacagtgatatctgcactactcatcgactaaaaaacaccagattatccttgttaattacacaacattgattggtttaaattgtgtgcaatgcttttgtatttttcccctttcgattcggagaaacaaatcttttttcggagtaacggatggcagaagacaatacactacccagaatccccagctatcgtttggactacaccatgtgctctgtttgacatcaacaatttctccctgcagacaaaaaaaaaacatggccgaacttcgttttattctcggtgtaaaatgcctattttaaagttagtttggccattaaaatgcgttttgatgtcatttgatgcgagaaatatgagttgttatttcagatgatgtgtgcagtggatgtacatgatctttagtttgctagttattacaaagattacttcaggaaattgcgtccaacgttttcattgttaccaaggtggttgctagggacgctgctatcgatattatttctgttatgttgtgtaactgtttaatggtgttatctttattgctacccccttccccgtcaatgtatagtgttggtccacagcgcaaacatattagtttaacaaaatccgcatctaaagatagcctacgttattttcccctgtgcaattccagtctcacatctcagagcacatcgtcattaacaaataccggaaacagaccgaaaacattaaaaaaaaaaaataataataataataatactttactgtgcttgcttttctctttgaaagtcatcacataacggcattgtaatacacggttcgactgcattaaatattacatatctgccgtagttctgtatttatagagccctgatcagaagacttctagacaaacatgaggaactgaaaacgtgacgtggatcataaatatatcagccattaaacaacatcttacatttcttttcacacaatacgtctccttgcagtatcaatactaattcggcggacttttatatttgatccaattggtagataggctgtatttacaccataaaggtgcacagctgatataaagggacacctagtggttaaagcatgttattgaatttcattatttttattattagatattaataggatccctataaagtatattcattactcgttattctctactaatagttaattaaagactgtatataatgactattttgcacatccctttcaagatttcaagattttctaaggtttattgacatatcatataggcctacacaactgtggtgtagttatgcattgaatgaaaaacttgggtcgcaggttcctcaatagtgcattacaagacatctatcaatatttgtgcatacctccagcaatgttaactatgttgaagcacttgttttaactgatattatacataatgtattatactcttataagatgtatgtagatatttcatctccggccttgtcaggtattgaacaatcaataaataaagaacacagaattgttaaatataaaacacagaatttatgtgattatactaaatgattagAAATAAACactactgcatatttaactgttacacatgctgatgtaacgcaaatgttccaacttgggatcaataaagtatatcttatcttaagctgatcgatggcttctgccatatttgcaaaatgtgcctctgaaccttgacacgtgtatgtttcaggcttatcaattaatttaatgtaatgttatcaattaacaacaggggtcacaacaACATTCTTCATTATTCAACAACAAGCTGTTGAATAAAGCTCTtttgaccttagctggcatgtgtgtatatatattaatgctgcccattatgggcacaagcaattttcacccatttattaattatatgttttaaatttgagtgtttcctatcccctaaacctccagggatgtacaatactggcaacttcttattatgggaaatacgaaaacgtcttttaaaactacaactcccagtagagacgtgccatatagagaacatgttgcgaaacacaatagccagcatgtgtagttctggggacggggtgggggaggggggacgcggtggacccgttcaaatccagatttggacagtctgccgtggttccatcccatttcaagtgctgttcgagaatcggcgtaaccctcggagcacactctccaatcacagagcttgaggactatcacgagatttgtcaaacagagcacatggcgtagtccaaacgatagctggggattctaggtagtgtagtgtcttctgccatcctttactcagaaaaaatatttgtttctccgaatcgaagggggaaaatacaaaaacattgcacacaatttaaaccaatcaatgttgtgtaattaacaaggataatctggtgttttttagtcgatgagtagtgcagatatcactgtaaaatcaatcgacagtaagaggaatacttacttctgggtgtacaattctccgttatccaatgggaatggacactcacattgcctttaagggcagccgacacaaacgaatgccgtgcttccatgagcgtcaaatcccgccccagatgggaatacattgcaatcagttgaaagctatttgcgtccctttatgacgctgaaggagcctaggagcgtcacaattggacgccacggacactgaccaaacgtcgctcctggacgcttagggagtgagagtgtgttggctagAGAGCTACAGTgaattacattcatccaatgtcagaaggatgaccttttaacaaacgttgtaatggttttctttcatttcaatttgagtaaaacattgaagatataacattgtattgttttatttttacacTCAGCTATAATGAAAAGATTACGTCAGTCAaagctcagctttggtaaggaagagacaggacaggcagagagaaaaagagaaagtgatggaagtcagggaggccctgcaggtacagtcacacaaaagaatgtaggcttaataagcccatctatctatccatttatctatctatctatatatctataacaatagtcttccTTTACAATAGGAATCATTTTAAAACAGcatacatctattgcagttatgatgtcataacatataattgtataaaacaccatttgcttacatctttgttctcttttgagaatcaaacaaaacagatttaaaaaaaaaaaaattcaaacaaacaagtgaaattaactaaatggctgaattgcttttaattcactggcaggagcgacaagtgaggaggagcaaacatttaacaacgagggagagattgaacaaagagaaagagtagaggacagagagagtaatgaacaggaagaagacagagaatcaagaagatggaagagaggctgcaggttatggaaaggagagacatggaaaatgaatgttgacaatgttttgtgatcattttagcctcttctgcatgtccagatcattaatagtaacaatgaactgattcttatgtattacactttcaaaaataaattatgctgacattgtcagcccactgacatggtttgaaatcaatatattatccaatttgtgaccccccccactggacttaaaaagcacctaactagatcaggaaaatcccaaaaatctcGGGGGGTATCCCCCTaacatgtttggacctcggtatttaggaaatcctggatactgCCCTGCCTTCAGCGACAGGCTGCTGCACCCCACCTGTCACACGGAGAGATACcgcaggtccttccttcctgcagcggtcagacttTACAACCAGCACTGCCCCTAGTAGACCCTTCTAcacacacagactaaaacacCCCTTGCTGCTAAATACAAACCAACTTTGTGCAATATATATGCCATTAATAACTGTAatttatacctggctgctaaacccTTGTTACTGTTACAAGGTATGCatcttgtattttgtaaattgtttaacttgctgctgttaaataccgtcaaactgctacaggatttgatttgtagatttgattttgaaaattatgtaactttttgtttttatctttttttagcatattggtgttgtttgtttattatattataacttagtacttttttaacgcatttaagatatgcaacactaagctgtctgtggctctttcctgctgtaacgctgcaaatgtcccctctatctgtgggactaataaaagGTATTCCGATTCTGTACCCAATTCTCCTTAGCAGCAGTCTGTAAGCAAGACTTGACCTCTTGAACATCCAATATGTCCAATCAGAATAGAGTATTCAAGTTGAGCATTAATCATTTCAGGTAGTATGCTTTGGATAAATGCATTAGCTAAGTAACGAAACATTACATTAAGAAAGTGATCACTTTAAAATTCTTGATTATAGTTCATGGATACGAGAACACCGACAGACAAGTGAGAGTAATGGTTGTTTATTTCAGTAAGTAGACATTCTGTTGCAGTGTACACAACCACAACAGCTGAACAAAGGTATTTGCCACAATGTGCAATGATGTCACCAGATCAGTTGTTGAGCAGCAATCTGAAAATACAGGACGCAAAGGTTCAGCAGGTACAATGTACAGTAGTTAGGTCACTTCACCTTCATGTGACTGATGAGAGCAGCATGTGTACAGTTAGGAAGATCATGTTCCCACAGGCCTCCTCAGCAGGCTGCTGAAGGAGACCTCTGGGATGCTTTTTATTTTCTGGTCAATTCCACAGCAAAACAAGAATGGAGAGTCCTGAAAGCCTTGGTATATGACCAACACAGAGAGCAGCATCACTCATTAGATAATGCTTTAATACCAGAGGGGGACTTCAGTTTACTCACAGGAAAAAGATGGAGTCACTCCTCTTCACATCTCAGGATTCTGAAAGTCAAGATTATTCGATTACCAATTCATTATTTAACAGTTCTAAAGATGCAGATTATTTATTTCTCCTTTAATCTTTCAAAATAAGCATGTGTCCTGCAGTAATATCCCACAATGCTCATGGGAGTGGACATGTGGGTAAAGCGTAACCACAGATTTATTCTGTGAGGTATTTCCAACGACACGGCCCTATAGGTAAAGGTCAGTCGGGAT of Pseudochaenichthys georgianus chromosome 3, fPseGeo1.2, whole genome shotgun sequence contains these proteins:
- the cry5 gene encoding cryptochrome circadian regulator 5, producing MAHTCIHWFRKGLRLHDNPALMAALRDCKELYPVFILDPYIYNNTLVGINRWRFLIGCLKDLDCSLRKLNSRLFVVRGKPEEVFPKLFEKWKVTKLTYEYDTEPYSLSRDKTVTTLAKEHGVEVVYKISHTIHDMDRIIEENNGKAPLTYNRFRTILKTIGNPKKPIPAPAIEETKDVKTPCSENHDKNDGIPTLEDLGHDTTTLGEEKFPGGEQEALRRLDENIARKDWVCTFEKPQTSPNSLSPSTTVLSPYVTFGCLSARTFWWRVTEVYQGKKHSEPPVSLHGQLLWREFYYAAGVGIPNFDKMEGNPVCTQVDWDTNPEYLAAWREARTGLPFIDAIMTQLRQEGWIHHLARHAVACFLTRGDLWINWEEGQKVFEYLLLDGDWALNAGNWQWLSASAFFHQYFRVYSPVAFGKKTDKNGDYIKKYLPLLKKFPAQYIYEPWKAPRSVQQAAGCIVGKDYPQPIVQHEVISKKNIQRMKLAYAKRSSDSAESPSKKQGVKRKAKSVIDMLQKKDKKE